gTTCTTCTTGCGatcgatgatcttgaagcGGCCCATCTTGTCAACCTCGCAGATGTCACCACTGTGGAACCAACCATCGGCGTCGAGAGTCTTTTCGGTCTCTTCGGCGTTCTTGTAGTACTCGCGGAAGATGACGGGACCgcggaggagaagctcaCCACGAGGGTTAGGCTTGTCATCCACGGTGTAATCAAACTCGGGAACCGACTCGAGGCAGAGTTCCACACAGCACATGGGGCCGCCGATGTTACCGGTAGTAAAGTCACCGCGTGCCTGGATAGATCCGACGGCATACGTCTCGGTCATGCCAAAGCCCTGAGCGAAGTGGTTCGCGAAAGCGGCGCGCAGGAACTCTTGGACATCAGGATCAAGCTGGGCACTGCCGCTGACCATGCTGTGGACTCTGTCCATGCCCACGGCGGCCTTGACTTTGGGGGTCCAGATTCGGTCGTACAAGAAATGGGTGTTGGAGGCCTTTCCGGGAGGGAGTCGCatgttggccttcttggtgtcaATGACACGTCGCGAGAGAGCGCCTCGGACACCATCGGCTTCAATAGTAGCAGTGCGAATGGCAGAGTTGAAGCGGTTGAAGAGACGAGGAACTGAGATGAAACCAGTGGGCTTGAGGAtcttcatatcatcaaccaagCCCAGAATGTCACCTCGGAAGAAACCAATGGCAGCGCCCTCAGCGACGGCGATCTGATCGATGAGTCGTCCGTAGATGTGGGCTAGAGGTAGATAGGACAAGTGGACGTCCTTGCTGCTCACATTGCCGTTTGTTCGACCGCCTGCGATGGCAGAAACAGCATTTCCGTGGGTGATGAGAACACCCTTGGGGTTGCCAGTTGTACCGGAGGTGTAGTTGATGGTGCAGATGTCATTGCGGCTGGGAGCACGAGGGGCGCGTCCAGACTTAGCACCAATCTCCTCAACCTGAGTCATGGAGTAGATCTGGATgccatgttgagaagcaatctcATTGAGAACGGAGGCCTTGGTGTGAGAAGCCAATTCACCCTGCTCGAGCGGATCGAGAGAAACGATGAGCTTCAGACCGGGTAGCCGGGGAGACATCTTAAGAAGAACAGGGATATGGGGGAGGGAGCAGACAACACAGGCGACCTCGgcatggttgatgatgtatTCTGTTGTGTCGGGACCAAGAGTTTCGTAGAGAGATACCGAATAAAGTGATTGAGAAGCGATACCGAAGTCTAGGAGGGAGTGTGTCAGCAACTACAACCACATGCTCAATGTCTCTTATGCAGGTTCACGGCACAAGAGGGGCAACCTTACCGGCGATCTGCCACTCAGCCCTGTTCTGCGACCACAAACCGACGCCGTACTTTTCAGGAGAATAGTTGATGGCCTTGTGAATCTCAACGAGACCGGCACCGAAATTCTTCCTTCGGACGTCGAAATCACCGTAGTTGATCCAGTCGTACTTGTCCTCCCACTGCTGAGTCGCCTGGTTCCAATGGCGGGTTCCGAGACATCTCGAGTTGGGCCACTTGCGCGCACTCCTCTCAAGGACGTCGTGTGTCGAATTGATACCAGGCTCTAGCGCTGTGACGAGAGGACCATCGCCGACTGCCCAGTGTCGGTAGGCGGCGGTGCGGTTAGGTCGTTCTGTGCCGGGGACGGGAATACCGTAGGGTTTTCCGGGGGGAGGGACTGTGGTGAGCCTCTTGTATAGGGCGTCGTAGTCTTTTTGTGTCTGGAGAGCCATGGTGAAGATCGGAGGCGAGGAGTCAAGTTGTTGGAGGGGTTACAGTTCTGGCGAGGCGAGGCGAGGCGAGACAAGGACACAAAGACACGGAGCGAGTCGATTGCTGCGGGGAGGGAGGTATGCTTGGAGCTGTTCTGTTACCCAAGCGAGAGAGTGAGTgggaagaagacaatgggttggttggttggttggttggttgaaTGCAGGTATTCAGAGGAACACAAGCACAAGGAGCCAGTTGACTGATCCCTTACAGATAATTCACTGGTAAGGCTTAATCACAGAGAATGAAAGCAAAAAAACGGGAGGGAAGAGGTAGGAAAAGAGGAACGAGATTAGTAGGATTGGAGTTTTTGAAGAAATTCAGTTCCAAGACCTTCTGGACAAGCTTCCGAGCCTGGCGAACGCCATCAAGTTAAGCGCAAAAGTGGAAGAGCGTAGACCGAGGCGCGTTGCGCAGTCTGGTACGCCATTACGCCCATGTGCCTCGGCAGCCCCAGATTTCGTGGAGTAGCACAGGCCTGTAGCTAGCAGAATATGGGATAGCGGCACTTGGAGAAGACCTGGGGGAGTTGATAAAATTCCCCTAATTCATTCATTCCCCCCGCGATACATCCATTGATACAATGTCTCTTCAATCCTTGCTTGAGGCGCGGGACGTGGCCCTTTTTGAGTCAAGTGAACCGAGGATGTGATTACAGCATCCACAGTTGATGCTGTGTATGGGGTTTATTGGAGAGAATGCGGGGGACAGACTCATAATACCCTCTCTGCCTCCTCTGAATGCTCATTCAAATCCAATATTCCAGAGCAACACTTTCAGCTCGTCAGCACTTGTGTCTATGGCTTGGAGACacacagcagccaagatACACAgccaagaacgagaagcagCACAAGTAGGTATCACCAAACAGGTATACATGCGTAACACATCAGAATCCATCACTGGTTCTCGTCGTAAGCACCTTGTTGTACCCTCCGATCCAATTCAATGGAAGGCTCGGGCGCCCGACGGACGCTAGGTAACCCTCCCGAAGACCTGGAGATCACTGTCATCAGCTGCCAGTTGGTCAGTTTTCACAGACCGGTACCTTCGGGCCCTTTAACTTTTTCTTGAATGTTTTTCGGTTACATGTGAATATCCATCGATGACAAAAATGTGGCTGAATATTGGACTGAACTGGCTCTTGGTGTTGCGGCCAGCTGATCTGTCGTTCCTCGTGATCCCTATCATATAAGCAATTTTCTATTGGATGTTATATATCCTTGAGGATTGCTTCGTATCTTGCAACCGTATTcagttcttggtgtttcGCCCAACACTCCTCAACTCTCCCTGCATTTCACCGCAAAGAGACTGAAGCCTGCAACTGTAAGCGAAGTGTTTGACATCTGGCTCTTTCCAACATGCCTCATAGTTCTCTCTTGCTGATTGGACCAGCCTGAACAGTCATGAGAATCGAACTTTCCAAACTTCAGCTCGCTAAGaatctctttcttcaaccATCATCTGTAACCGAGTCTATTTCTATGCTTAAAAACAACCTCGAAACAAAAGCTGCCTCACTGCTAGCACGTTCAGCCAACTGACACAGTGATATTCGATCCTCGAAACGAcgtcatcgccatcaattATGGATCACCTTACCTAACACCAACTTTTCATTGAGTGTCAAAGCGGTTCGCGTTAACACGTGCACTTCTTGATGGCACTCACGATACTGGATGAGTTGGCATAACCCGTGCCGATCACTATCACAGATTCGTCAGAAACATCGTATCTGGCGCCAAAAGCATGCGATGCATCCATCAATGCTCCCCATCGCGGACGTTGTGTTCGGCGCTTGTTGTCTCGACGAAACACACTCGATAACGATGGATCAAGCGATCTTTTCAGGTCAATTCAAGTTGAATAGCCACATAAGGACATGAAGCAACAGTATTGCTGCAACAAAGATATCTCATCTGGTAAAAGTTACCAAGCTCTTAAGCCTCCTTTTCAGTGTCCCAAGGATTTGCTGCTTAGGTAGGCACAAATCCAACATCTACCGAGATCTACAACAAGCCCGTCTTGCCCGTCTCAAACAACGACACTCGCGGCGTTTCCCTTTTGGAAATTACAGTTGTTTTATCTACATGGAAGTGTTTGATAAGAGAAATATCCCTTTTATGCGGTGGACGGTGGCGGCCCCTTACCACCATCAAAACGCTACGTTACTCGGCATAAGGTACGGATACaacgaaagaagaaaaagagggaCTGTTTCATATCGACCTCGACCCTGTCCGTGTCTCAGGCCCCTTTCGTCAAAACACGACCTGATGCAGAGAACCACCTTGACTCGACGAGATTGGACGTGTAATCGTCAATGCCTTTAACCTAGAGTTTCGACGATGTTctaaaaaaagaaaaagctcACATTCTTTTTTGAGTTCGTTCTGTTTTCTTATTAGTGGCCCCTTGACGGGTCCCACGGTCTCTCTCTCGGGCCATCTCCCTTGGATCGTCCACGCCCCCACATGGTCCCGAGAGAATGTCTCGTCAGCAGGTCTTTGGTTTTATATCTATCGATTCCCACGTTTTCGCCCATCGGGCCTATTCTCACGACGATTCctgtcttttttctttctcttatcTTATATTATCGTTGGGGCTGAACATACTTGAGTCGTTATTATCTATATCGCATGAGTTGAACTTGTAATCTTCAACTTTTACTCTCTCTCTACCTCTCTCTTTCTGTCTGCGCTGTTTCTTGGACCAAACAACTATTGCCACCATGAGCCGGATCGCTTTTCTCTCGCTGCGAGCTCTGCAGCTAGCTTTATCTATTGCTAGTATTGGTCTGAGCGCGTATGGTACGTTGACGATATCCATGTTGGGCTTCCGTCAGGGAAGTAACTAATAGTCTCAGTTGTCAACGATTATAACCAACGAAGCCGAAACTCAGCGCCCTCGCCGTTTACCTATCTCATGGTCTCTTCCATTTTCTCGATTATTTCGGTCGCCTATCTCTCACTCACTCCTCTGTTCGTACCGCGCATCTACCACCAATATGCCGCTGTTGTCGTCGAATCTGTCAACGCCGCTCTGTACTTTGCCGGATTCATCGCCATTGCCGTGTTCATTGGGTCGCTTATCATGTGTGAGGGGACTGTTTGCTCTTGCGCTCGTGCCGATGCCGTTGTTGCTGCGGGTCAGTTCACGGCGTGGATCACAACAACTGCTTTCACTGCCAAAGATTTATTTAAGAAGGCTTTCCAAGAACCCAAGAAGGATGACGAGGGTCGAGAAATGGGACATGCATAGGAGATTGAGCAGACGGTACATGAACACCACATAACAAAAGCCTGGGACTTGGTCCTCGAATGATGGAATTGAATCTCTATTGGAAAGGATAGATGGGTATTAATGACAGGCGTTTGGGCATTTTATGAAAGACAAAATAGCAGTGCTATGTTGAGTAGCCTGGCTATACTGTCAAAGGAGTATATCGGCATAGGAGACATCATACCCAACCTGAATTTCTGGGCTTGAATGGGAAACTCGGCGTTTTCTGCGTTCTAGTTTCGCAGCCTTCTGTGGCAGAGGCTGATAGCGCATTTGAAatgaaagtcaaagaagctgttgagctggACTGGCTTCTAATTCATTCAACCAAAGCCACTGAGCTATTTCGTTCGGTCGCTCCGGTGTATGTGAAAGTTACGACATGTGATGTGGGCGTCAATAGAGCCGAAGACCCCGAGACTCGGATCGAAATAGGAAGATGTGAAGTCGTACGAGAAACATCATACTTATATAACAAGCTGAGGTAATGTAGTCGGCGTTTATAATAGTCGGCGCCGGGTGAACGGGCCGGTCGGTGGCTTGAAGAGATATATTTCTCGGTCAGTATTTCGCTTGTGCTAcagtcgaagaagagaataggAATGCAGTGCGTGGTAATTGCACCATTAGACCCGGGCTTTGGGTCATGGTGGGGGGACATGAAGAGCGGAGGACGATATCATTTGATGTTATATATTGCGTGGGAGGTGCAATACCACGTTCAGCTGATTGGGCTATACACTTGTATCGGGTTTACGTGACATTCTCTCTGCTGCAAATGTAAGAAGCTTATCTATTTCCTGGAAACCAAATGGGTTCCTGTCCTCATATGACACTGTAGCATTTATCAACCCCGCatatcaccatcatgacaagcCTAGCTAGGTAATTATACGAAATACGTAATTGTTTCATCTCCTGCCGAGGAGCCAAATCATAAACGGTTCTCGGCGGTTCTCGGTTATTGCACAATTCATACATTTGCAGCTGTCAAACGACGATCAAGCCATTAGCTTTCTCAAACAGTAAAGACAGCTCAAGCAAAAGCGTGGGGAGCTCGATGGCGTGCTACGCGGGGTCCTAGTGAGCCATGCCCAAAGAGGCTTGGATACACAAGAATAAGAGCACTCAAAAGTGCATGTTGGATGAGTTGTGAGCGAGTATAAAGGGGGAATGGGTTGGTCTGTGAATCGCTGCTTTTGCTTACTCTTTGTTCTCCTGTTGTTCATATAGATTAGATCCTTTGATACGGGAAACgtgattcatcatggctgaggaACTTAGCAAGAACTTTGAGACACTGCAGCTTCACGCGGGGTACGTTATTCATTGTTAGCCTCGGCTTTGGTGCTGGGCTTTTCGACTGCTATACAGCTGTAGTTGAGTGCATAGAATTGTTTACAAGAACTCAACTGACTCGTTTCTTCCAGAGCCGAGGTTGATCCGACCACCAAATCGCGAGCTGTTCCCATTTACGCTACAACCGTATGTTCTCCCAAGCCTCATGACGCTCTCATTCATGAATTACTCACCAATACCGTATTTAGAGCTATGTCTTCGATGACTCTGCTCATGGAGCTAGGCTCTTTGGCCTCAAGGAATTTGGCAACATTTACAGCCGTATCATGAACGTGAGTTCTCAACTCCCCACCCGGCTTAACTCCCCACTTACACTACAAGCCAACTGTCGATGTCTTCGAGAAGAGAATAGCAGCTCTCGAAGGCGGTGTCGCAGCCCTCGCTGCCTCATCAGGCCAGGCTGCTCAGTTCCTCGCCATCAGCACCCTCGCTCAGGCTGGCGACAACATCGTCTCCACTTCTAACCTCTACGGTGGCACTTACAACCAATTCAAGGTCTTCTTCCCTCGCctgggcatcaagaccaagttcGTCGATGGTGATAAGCCTGAGGACATTGCGGCTGCTATTGATGATAAGACAAAGGCTGTCTATGTTGAGAGTATTGGAAACCCCAAGTATAACATTCCTGATCTGGAGGCTATTTCCAAGGCTGCTCATGAGAAGGGTGTTCCTGTTATTGTAAGTCAACAATTCTGTAGTCTGGTGTCCGCTAGGCTAATGGTTATTTTAGGTCGACAACActtttggtgctggtggctACTTCATCCGCCCTATCGACCATGGTGCTGATATCGTCGTTCACTCTGCCACAAAGTGGATTGGAGGACATGGAACCACAATCGGTGGTGTCGTCGTTGACTCTGGAAAGTTTGATTGGGGCAAGAACGCTGCTCGATTCCCTCAATTCCACGAGCCCTCTGAGGGATACCACGGTCTCAAGTTCTACGAGACCTTTGGCAACATCACTTTCATCATCCGCGCCCGGGTCGAAATCCTCCGTGACCTCGGTTCAACTCTCAACCCCTTTGCTGCTCAGCAACTActcctcggcctcgagaCTCTCAGTCTCCGCGCTGAGCGTCACGCCCAGAACGCTCTCGCCCTTGCTCAatatcttgagaagagcCCCTATGTCAGCTGGGTTTCATACCCTGGTCTCGAGAGCCACCCGTACCACGAGACAGCTAAGAAGTACCTCAAGagaggctttggtggtgttctGAGCTTTGGTGTCAAGGGCGGTGGTGCTGGAagtgaggttgttgatggcttcaagcttaTTTCTAACTTGGCcaatgttggtgatgctaAGACACTTGCTATTCACCCCTGGAGCACCACCCATGAGCAGctctctgatgatgagaagcgcAGCTCCGGTGTCACTGAGGTATGCATTTCTTAACACTTGATTTGAGTTTAACTTGCTAACAAAAACAGGATTTGATCCGAATTTCGGTTGGCATCGAGCACATTGACGATATCATCGCCGACTTTGAACAGTCtttcaaggctgctgctgatgccaccaccaacggTCAGAAGAAGGATATCCCTGTAGGTgacaaggaggctgaagctcCTCTTGCTCCTTAGAAAGATGCAAGATTGAGTGTTTGAAAGGGACTGTGATTAGGATTGACATGTTGAAATACCCACTaggagattgaagagatgagaaagcGATAGTGTTTATCATGAAACTGTGCAATACCATTGGCTTGTGAACTTGCCTACTAATGACAAAAGAATATCCATATTGCTAGAAATGTCTCCTTGTCTGTATGTAACTTCCGACGACGCCATATCCCTTCTCGTGACCTATACTTAGTGTTTCATTCTTTGAGGTTGTAACCTAGCCGCTTCGGTCCAACCTTGCACCCCGTCTTCACCGGCCATGAGACGCGCCTGGTCGAGGGTGATGTTTTCATAAACGGGACTCTCCTCTACATCGTGCGTTTCCTTGTATATCCCTTCGATTGCGGTAACATGCTGATGAGTTCCCTCGCTCTTGGGTTCATCGTCAGGAGAGATGCTCCGGCCATCGATGCAAGTAGGCTCATCCCATAATCTCAAAGAAAGAACCATATGGATACCAAGAACATCTTTGACCTTTCTATCAATCTCAAACACCTTATGAGGCCGAATTGAAAACCCATCCTTTTTGTTGCCAATGATTCCAACCTGCGCGCACAAGATAGCATTATCAAGTTTATCTCTAGTCCTGATAACCCACTTGGGCATGGGTCTGAATGAATGGATATATCTCTTTGGGACCATGGCGTCCGGCCCATTTTTCGCTACAgccttccttttcttcccgACTACTCGGACTGCTTCCCAACTTTGATAGTGAACACTCCTGATAGTGCCCTTTATCTCTCTGACCACGGCTGCGGTGCGAAGCGACTCCTCTTGTTGGATGAGAGCGACCGACTTATCGAGTTCTTCGAGTTCAATGGTGGTTTCGACGAGAGATGGAAATTCGTCGCCAATCTCTGAACGGGCATTTCGAAAGTCTTGTATGAGTTTGCGAGCGTTTTCGATGAGCTCGTCGTGGCTCTTGACTCTCCCGATGAAATGACCACTCTGCCATGACTGGAGGATGAGTTAGTTTACCTCCAGAATGAACTTAAGTAAGGTATCATTTTACCTTTTTGCAATAGTattccattcttcttttctgaaTACTATATGAAGAAGGCAGGTAACAGATAAGAACTGTCACGGCCTGGTATGTTGGAGGCTGATGTTGTGACTCACGTTCACAACTATGAGATCTACAGTCCCGTGACCACTCCTTGAAGATCCTATCATTTCAGTCGTCATTCTGAGGCACTGAAACTTATTGAGCTGTCTCCAATCGCTGTGAACAAGTGAGAGCCATTCCTTTGAACAGGGACATGGTAATCAAGCTACCCTGCATGTGCCAAGGTGCAGGAGCCTGGTGGTGTCAAGATGACGCAGCAAACTAGACCTATCAACGACATGTTGTCTTTACTAGAGCTCATCAGATTATTCAAAGAAATAGGGCTGTGTCCTTTCCACTAAAGCATAAAGGTAAACATAATCATCTGAATGACGAGTATAGCAAGGCGAGTGTGGAATAGACATAGGATTCTTTCGGAAGAGGGATCaggatggaaagaaaaagcaagGAAAGCATTCCGAACTCTTGTGAACCGATAAAAATGCACGTGTATCAGCCAATTGGACATGTCTAAAGATGCCGGTAGCTTCCAGCATCCGTCATTATAAGATACCCGGCCGCACAAGGTGAAGGGACAACGCACCGAGAGTAAAAAGTGGTAAGACCTCAGTTTCGCAACTTGTATTTAAAAGGCACTTCCGTGCTCTGGTCAGCTATGAAACTTGACCAAGCCGTGATAGACACGACCATATCAACGTCGGCGTATTCTATTGATGAGTGCTAGTAGAGACATGTGACTTGCATACTGTTGCATCTCTCTTGAAACTGCAATAAGTCCGAAAAATAATAAGAAATGTCACGTTCATCATGAGTTTATTGATATTGTTAACCAGTACTTTGGCCCCATGAGTCTGATGTGGCACAGCGTTAGTGATTTTATCCTATGTGAATGAAGacccaaagaagagagatcatGATCGGATACTAGCCATCAAAACATGGACAGCACTTCCATACTATCAATGACCAGACTCGATTCCTATCAGCGAGACATGAATTGACTCACTCGCGTGTAAAGTCGTCAATAATGATTTAGAGAGACATAAACGTCGCCACTCGAGACATACTGGCTCCTTAACTCAAAGCGTGACTTGGGTTAGAAGTATAATCAACTACAATCTACAGAACGACTTGCGACTCGTGTTTGAACTCTCAGAACCAAATATCAGAGTGGCCCCAGCCGCATGGGTACATTGCTCCTACAGAAGCAACTGTGCTTGAGGATGCAGATAGCTTTTACGTGGCTGATCTCAATGTTCGCACAACAGATTCTTTCTGTCTGCCATTACTACAACCGGATTCTACAACCTGACAGCTTTAAGCTACATAGTACTTCTCTATTGATGCGTAACAGCATGGTGACGAGTTTCTGGATATGTTCATGGCTGAGTTTCGAGAAGATAGGATGTGTGTGATGATAAGCTGGTatgaagaccaagaaacgGGGTGTGGTTTCGATGAGCTAGTTTTTGTAGGAAAAGATGACGATGGGTATTTGAAGGGAGCTCATGGATCGTGTTAATGAGATGCCGAAGAGTGTTATTACCTCTTAGTTCGAACCAACATGCTTGGGTAATATTGATGGATGATATGCGAATGTACTATCGCAATTTGAGATTACCGTATTTCACTAGATGCAGATTCAGCTCGTGTAGAGAATGCAGGGCCTTGACGGAGAATGTGATCCGAATGTCATCGCAGGATAGGTCGAAGAGTCAGTGGAACATGAGAGAGCGGGGGATCGTCACCAGGCGGCCGACCCTTGCAAGGGTGGTAGTGGCTTAAGACAGTCCAGGATAGCTTCAGCCATTTGAGCTGAGGTACAAATTGTGAGAATAAACAATGATTACAAAGCCTCAAAAAACGAGACAATCAAGCATATTTCTAAGTCTATTTCTTAGTCTGAATACGACTCTTTCCAGTATGAATAATGATGCGTTTGGGTGGTGTAGCACTCAagctttcagcttcaaccaaccaccatcaAATAGCTGCACGCGCATGGCTTGGTAATGGTCCAGTCAGCTCTCCCTCATCAACTAGGCGCGGCTGAAACAAAGGTTAAATCTCTATCCATCTTAGAAATCACACATATAGAGCCGCCTCCTCATTCTTGTCTCCCACACACCTTTCAATCTCAGTTGAAGCAAGATGAACTGTAACGAGCTCCAAGAGCACTCCAGAGCAGATTGCTTCCTGGTCAAAAAGCCGAGGGCGCTGCAATGGTTCTATAAGGGACagcttgtcaaggagaaagaggaggagcgCCAGGCTGGTCGCTTCGAGCTGTTCTTGGATCTTTTATGTAGGTATTCCCGTGCTATCATTCCAGCCCTGACTTACACTCTGTAGATGTCGCGATTGTCGCCAACTTCAGcgatgagcttgctgaacATCCTGATGGTGCTCATCTAGCAAAGTACATACTCATCTTTGCGCCGGCATGGCATATCTGGGCTGATCTCCGCGAGATCATGAACTCGTATTATACCGATGATTTACTGCAACGACTCGTTATTCTTTGGGTCATGGCGCTTCTGGTGCTGTATGCgaacaacgccaacgatgcagatgaggaCATTACTGCAATGCGGACTACCGTCGGAGCGTACCTCGTAGCCCGCTTCACGACCCTCAATGTATTCCTTGTCACCTCGTTTGCAGCGTATCAGCACCGCACACAGGCCCGGATCATGGCTGGGTTCATGTTTGTCGGTCTTCTCATTACCATTCCGCTTTTTCTTGAGGACATAAACATTCGCGCAAAAGCCGCCATCGTTGCCGTGGGCATCTTCTATCAAGAGGCGACATGGGCGCTTACTCTGAGTCCCTGGATCAAGGCTAAGCTACATTTGACTTATAGCACTGCAGTTGACATTGCGCACGAGATTGACCGAATGGGC
This genomic interval from Fusarium verticillioides 7600 chromosome 1, whole genome shotgun sequence contains the following:
- a CDS encoding long-chain acyl-CoA synthetase; its protein translation is MALQTQKDYDALYKRLTTVPPPGKPYGIPVPGTERPNRTAAYRHWAVGDGPLVTALEPGINSTHDVLERSARKWPNSRCLGTRHWNQATQQWEDKYDWINYGDFDVRRKNFGAGLVEIHKAINYSPEKYGVGLWSQNRAEWQIADFGIASQSLYSVSLYETLGPDTTEYIINHAEVACVVCSLPHIPVLLKMSPRLPGLKLIVSLDPLEQGELASHTKASVLNEIASQHGIQIYSMTQVEEIGAKSGRAPRAPSRNDICTINYTSGTTGNPKGVLITHGNAVSAIAGGRTNGNVSSKDVHLSYLPLAHIYGRLIDQIAVAEGAAIGFFRGDILGLVDDMKILKPTGFISVPRLFNRFNSAIRTATIEADGVRGALSRRVIDTKKANMRLPPGKASNTHFLYDRIWTPKVKAAVGMDRVHSMVSGSAQLDPDVQEFLRAAFANHFAQGFGMTETYAVGSIQARGDFTTGNIGGPMCCVELCLESVPEFDYTVDDKPNPRGELLLRGPVIFREYYKNAEETEKTLDADGWFHSGDICEVDKMGRFKIIDRKKNVLKLAQGEYISPERIENVYMGSTNLINAAYVHGDGTQSSLVAIFGIDVENFAPFASKILQETIAPNQVADLRIAANDPKVKAKFLKVLDGIGKKHKFNSFEKVRNAHLEIDPFTIDNGLFTPTLKLKRPQAAKAYREHIDRMYEELAAQEPVGKNKL
- a CDS encoding O-acetylhomoserine (thiol)-lyase produces the protein MAEELSKNFETLQLHAGAEVDPTTKSRAVPIYATTSYVFDDSAHGARLFGLKEFGNIYSRIMNPTVDVFEKRIAALEGGVAALAASSGQAAQFLAISTLAQAGDNIVSTSNLYGGTYNQFKVFFPRLGIKTKFVDGDKPEDIAAAIDDKTKAVYVESIGNPKYNIPDLEAISKAAHEKGVPVIVDNTFGAGGYFIRPIDHGADIVVHSATKWIGGHGTTIGGVVVDSGKFDWGKNAARFPQFHEPSEGYHGLKFYETFGNITFIIRARVEILRDLGSTLNPFAAQQLLLGLETLSLRAERHAQNALALAQYLEKSPYVSWVSYPGLESHPYHETAKKYLKRGFGGVLSFGVKGGGAGSEVVDGFKLISNLANVGDAKTLAIHPWSTTHEQLSDDEKRSSGVTEDLIRISVGIEHIDDIIADFEQSFKAAADATTNGQKKDIPVGDKEAEAPLAP